In SAR324 cluster bacterium, the following are encoded in one genomic region:
- a CDS encoding cytochrome b/b6 domain-containing protein yields the protein MKIVEAKIWPAVIRLFHLGLTGLIIGLFVTSFRDGQLRLHIYLGYSLLIVVLWRIFYGFYGSYYAQFRNFLVSPNKMIEHLRLIFLHKPPLYPGHPPPAGWMTVIMLLLLGILCLSGIGVFLGEERYLILGYSISNDAGEQFHLIHQWSSWSLVGLIVLHIIGVMLDSWHHHMNLPKSMVTGYKNIPADLIISEPLLLNRGIRKIPGLLFLMMAGAVLMLMNHTMSSPQASPGLEKAGAEVWARECGSCHQLFHPSLLPERSWRRMMGQLDQHFGDNASLDPDTEKLITDFMSSYAADGSTLEVSYKIRKSLDHNEVPLAITETLFWRIKHEKLHPDLYRHPEIASKANCLACHADALNGRYDDHQIKMPVSEFF from the coding sequence ATGAAAATAGTGGAGGCTAAAATATGGCCGGCGGTGATCCGTCTCTTTCACTTGGGATTGACCGGCCTGATCATTGGATTATTTGTCACTTCCTTTAGAGATGGCCAACTCAGGCTCCATATCTATCTGGGATACAGTTTGCTGATTGTGGTGCTGTGGCGAATTTTTTATGGATTTTATGGAAGTTATTATGCGCAATTCAGAAATTTTCTGGTGTCACCGAACAAAATGATAGAACACCTACGTCTGATTTTTTTACACAAACCACCGCTTTATCCCGGGCATCCCCCACCTGCAGGATGGATGACAGTGATTATGCTTTTGCTGTTGGGAATCCTATGTCTTTCAGGTATAGGCGTTTTTCTGGGAGAAGAACGGTACCTGATTTTGGGATATTCAATCAGTAATGATGCGGGTGAGCAATTTCACCTTATTCATCAATGGAGTTCCTGGAGTCTGGTGGGACTGATTGTGCTTCACATCATCGGTGTCATGCTGGACTCATGGCATCACCACATGAATTTACCGAAAAGCATGGTGACCGGCTATAAAAATATTCCGGCGGACTTGATTATATCGGAACCTCTTCTGCTGAACCGTGGCATTCGCAAAATACCCGGCCTGTTATTCCTGATGATGGCTGGAGCCGTGTTGATGCTGATGAACCATACGATGTCCTCTCCACAAGCGTCCCCAGGGCTGGAGAAGGCTGGAGCTGAAGTATGGGCCAGAGAATGCGGGAGTTGTCATCAATTATTTCATCCATCCCTGTTACCGGAACGTTCCTGGCGACGGATGATGGGGCAACTGGATCAGCATTTTGGTGACAATGCGTCTCTTGATCCTGACACAGAAAAATTGATCACTGATTTTATGTCAAGCTATGCGGCCGATGGTTCAACGCTGGAAGTATCCTATAAAATAAGGAAATCTCTCGACCATAATGAGGTTCCGCTGGCAATCACGGAAACACTTTTCTGGAGGATCAAACATGAAAAACTTCATCCCGATCTCTACCGTCATCCTGAAATCGCAAGCAAGGCCAACTGTCTTGCCTGTCATGCGGATGCGTTGAATGGCCGGTATGATGATCATCAAATTAAAATGCCCGTTTCAGAATTTTTTTAA
- a CDS encoding DUF1924 domain-containing protein yields MSTSALFAAEPIDLLIQEYMKNLEHLAQQSNPSFSEFSAETGKRFYFEEHSHPEAPNQRNCASCHSSNPANPGKTQVGKPIDPLQPSVNVKRFKDVREIEKWFGRNCKWVLQRECTAQEKGDFIYYLHSL; encoded by the coding sequence ATGAGCACTTCTGCACTTTTTGCGGCAGAACCGATTGACCTGCTGATTCAGGAATACATGAAAAATCTTGAACATCTGGCACAACAGTCCAATCCTTCTTTTTCGGAGTTCTCGGCTGAAACAGGCAAAAGGTTCTACTTTGAGGAACATTCCCATCCTGAGGCGCCCAACCAACGAAATTGCGCTTCATGCCACAGTAGCAATCCGGCAAATCCCGGAAAAACACAGGTGGGCAAGCCGATTGATCCATTGCAACCATCGGTCAATGTGAAACGTTTCAAGGACGTTCGTGAAATAGAAAAGTGGTTTGGCCGAAATTGCAAATGGGTCCTCCAACGGGAATGTACCGCTCAGGAAAAAGGTGATTTTATCTATTATCTCCATTCCTTGTGA
- a CDS encoding adenylate/guanylate cyclase domain-containing protein, translating into MQLDERLKGSYRSHVVQELLNNSLHFPLANIILEMLLTGVFHYWEEPGGYILLMVATIQAMILAFFQFHGMGYRLIGNLFAPAAYTLIEYFLEGHEFFSTPYHGAFWTMAFIIGLLQEGVYYTNGTLRNIFTVLENICRTSIILVMYLIFERLSSPDYATLATYFADTSHTYITITIVLLGFIVGFAKVMMNQYYVILQETAQELKRYSEWFLGKDLLSRAMNDTAILGLQRRHRTVLFMDIRGFTSWSEKNTPDIVVAMLNNYFEEAEKIWKIYNIVKIKHTGDEIMAVFETPSDALAAAIQLQDTIYDLLAGYELGMGIGIHAGELVEGMIGSENTKIFDIIGDTVNTAKRLCDNAKKGETLISEVAWNLSDPSGDYTEKRQITAKGKQALIDVIVIGRS; encoded by the coding sequence ATGCAATTGGATGAACGTTTAAAAGGCAGTTATCGAAGCCATGTGGTGCAGGAATTATTGAATAACAGCCTTCATTTTCCATTGGCAAATATCATTCTGGAAATGCTTCTGACTGGCGTATTCCATTATTGGGAAGAACCGGGCGGTTACATTTTGCTGATGGTGGCAACGATTCAGGCAATGATTCTGGCTTTCTTTCAGTTTCACGGCATGGGGTATCGGTTGATTGGAAACCTCTTTGCGCCTGCCGCTTACACATTGATTGAGTATTTTCTTGAAGGGCATGAATTTTTTAGCACTCCTTATCATGGCGCATTCTGGACTATGGCCTTTATCATTGGACTGCTTCAGGAAGGTGTTTATTATACGAATGGCACATTGCGGAATATATTCACTGTTCTCGAAAATATCTGCCGAACCAGTATTATTCTGGTGATGTATCTGATTTTTGAAAGGCTCTCAAGTCCTGACTATGCAACGCTTGCGACTTATTTTGCGGATACGAGCCACACCTATATTACGATCACAATTGTGTTACTGGGCTTTATCGTAGGCTTTGCCAAAGTCATGATGAACCAATACTATGTGATTTTGCAGGAAACCGCCCAGGAATTGAAGCGCTATTCAGAGTGGTTTCTGGGGAAAGATCTGCTGTCCAGAGCCATGAATGACACTGCGATCCTTGGTCTTCAACGTCGCCACCGCACCGTGTTGTTTATGGATATCAGGGGCTTTACTTCCTGGAGTGAAAAAAATACACCTGATATCGTAGTTGCCATGCTGAATAATTATTTTGAAGAAGCAGAAAAGATCTGGAAAATTTACAATATCGTAAAAATCAAACACACTGGTGACGAAATCATGGCGGTGTTTGAAACGCCCTCCGACGCTTTAGCCGCAGCGATTCAATTGCAGGATACCATCTACGACTTGCTTGCCGGATATGAACTTGGAATGGGCATAGGAATCCATGCGGGTGAATTGGTGGAAGGCATGATTGGTAGTGAGAATACGAAAATCTTTGATATCATCGGCGACACGGTGAATACCGCAAAACGCTTGTGTGATAACGCCAAAAAAGGAGAAACCCTGATTTCAGAAGTCGCATGGAATCTGTCGGATCCCTCCGGAGATTATACTGAAAAACGACAGATAACCGCCAAAGGAAAGCAAGCGTTGATTGATGTGATCGTGATTGGACGAAGCTGA
- a CDS encoding diheme cytochrome c: protein MFEFQNIKQPRLYAEREQEEHDEHEEHEGGRGWFFFGGDHKNKQVPVPPNPTYQKECGSCHWAFLPGLLPVNSWKKLMSGLNSHFGDDASLDAETEGLISQYLLNNAAETSKARLSQKLFRGISNENPPLRITELPYIVKEHREIRPAIYERPAIKSFSNCIACHTGADQGIFNEHQIRIPK, encoded by the coding sequence TTGTTTGAGTTTCAGAACATCAAACAGCCTCGTCTTTATGCTGAACGAGAACAGGAAGAACATGACGAGCATGAAGAACATGAAGGTGGTCGGGGTTGGTTTTTCTTTGGAGGTGATCATAAAAACAAGCAAGTGCCTGTTCCCCCAAATCCAACATATCAGAAGGAATGTGGTTCCTGCCATTGGGCCTTTTTACCGGGACTACTTCCAGTCAATTCATGGAAAAAACTTATGTCAGGTTTAAACAGTCACTTTGGTGATGATGCATCGCTGGATGCAGAAACTGAAGGGCTGATCAGTCAATATTTGCTGAACAATGCGGCTGAAACCTCAAAAGCCAGGTTGTCACAAAAATTATTCAGGGGGATTTCTAACGAAAATCCACCCCTTCGGATCACCGAATTACCGTATATCGTCAAAGAACACCGGGAAATACGTCCAGCGATCTATGAACGACCCGCGATAAAATCTTTCTCCAATTGCATTGCCTGCCATACCGGTGCGGATCAGGGAATTTTTAATGAACATCAAATCCGGATTCCCAAATGA
- a CDS encoding CPBP family intramembrane metalloprotease gives MIRRFILVIGVMVSLMVLPGITLARNTTGCFLAGLGEVIFPGIGYMFLGDWDKMLIMGGLRWGAINKVITYSDSPDYQDNADQIYLTRTAEDGTEYTDIFLSRETFYTDVYSSLYNNLTFASVYDLYDKGCEENNETYGLMFSSLQFWHYGAEWTFWLPIAANVASASPGTNVTYHIDEDLTKNEMRDWSFVQYQLVGVGEEMLFRGVIQRGLFNGFSSFLSKGVARWSSILLGSAIFGAAHSGEGFTANTQTAFLYGVYLGWVYHPAEGDFDLKQAIAIHSWWDTLITYRLLNDAEFVERNNGETAQTYQTTSARVIPLFAVSMKF, from the coding sequence ATGATCCGACGTTTTATATTGGTGATAGGGGTGATGGTTTCCCTCATGGTCCTGCCGGGAATCACCTTGGCTCGTAACACCACAGGCTGTTTTCTGGCGGGCTTGGGAGAGGTGATTTTTCCTGGAATCGGATATATGTTTCTAGGCGACTGGGACAAGATGCTAATCATGGGTGGACTTCGCTGGGGGGCAATCAACAAGGTGATCACTTATTCTGACAGCCCGGATTATCAGGACAATGCGGATCAGATCTATTTGACCCGCACCGCAGAGGATGGAACCGAATACACGGATATTTTTTTATCACGGGAAACATTTTATACCGATGTTTATTCTTCCCTCTACAATAATCTGACCTTTGCCAGTGTTTATGATCTTTATGACAAAGGGTGCGAGGAAAACAATGAAACTTACGGGCTGATGTTTTCATCGCTTCAGTTCTGGCATTATGGCGCGGAGTGGACGTTCTGGTTGCCCATCGCCGCCAATGTCGCCTCAGCATCGCCGGGAACCAATGTCACCTATCATATCGACGAGGATCTGACCAAAAATGAGATGCGGGACTGGTCCTTTGTGCAATATCAACTGGTGGGTGTCGGTGAAGAAATGTTATTCAGGGGCGTGATCCAGCGCGGACTGTTCAATGGATTTTCCTCGTTCCTCAGTAAAGGGGTTGCGCGCTGGAGCAGCATTTTGCTTGGAAGCGCGATTTTTGGAGCGGCGCATAGCGGGGAAGGCTTCACAGCCAACACTCAAACGGCTTTTTTATATGGTGTGTATCTCGGGTGGGTTTATCATCCCGCAGAAGGAGATTTTGATCTCAAACAAGCCATTGCGATTCATTCATGGTGGGATACGCTCATTACATACCGCTTGCTCAATGATGCGGAATTCGTGGAACGAAACAATGGAGAAACGGCCCAAACTTACCAAACCACTTCAGCTCGTGTGATTCCCCTGTTTGCGGTTTCCATGAAGTTTTAG
- the rpsP gene encoding 30S ribosomal protein S16, whose amino-acid sequence MVKIRLARGGAKKSPYYHVVVIDSHKKREGLYIEKIGFYNPMVQENRCSIDADRVKHWISVGAQPTERVKKLMKNLNIEVA is encoded by the coding sequence TTGGTCAAGATTCGTTTGGCACGTGGTGGAGCAAAAAAAAGTCCCTATTATCATGTGGTTGTTATTGATAGTCATAAAAAACGTGAAGGACTTTATATTGAAAAAATTGGTTTTTATAATCCTATGGTTCAGGAAAACCGTTGCAGTATCGACGCAGACAGGGTTAAACACTGGATCTCTGTTGGTGCCCAACCCACAGAACGTGTTAAAAAACTGATGAAAAACCTTAATATCGAAGTCGCCTGA
- a CDS encoding helix-turn-helix transcriptional regulator produces MAEKSSKDSELWRKKAEKSHADLELWKQETAQKEEEAQRWRDQTKIVMEGLGVMIDQQFDQWHLSPAEKEIGLLMLKGLGFKEIADVRNTSERTVRQQASEIYKKSGVRGRNEFSAFFLEDLLLPQNMEPAT; encoded by the coding sequence ATGGCAGAAAAATCCAGTAAAGACTCTGAACTCTGGCGGAAAAAAGCGGAAAAAAGCCATGCGGATCTGGAATTATGGAAGCAGGAAACCGCGCAAAAAGAAGAAGAAGCTCAACGCTGGCGCGATCAGACTAAAATAGTGATGGAGGGCTTGGGAGTGATGATTGATCAGCAATTTGATCAATGGCATCTGAGCCCCGCTGAAAAAGAAATTGGTCTGCTGATGCTCAAAGGCCTGGGCTTCAAGGAAATTGCCGATGTCAGAAATACCAGTGAACGAACAGTCAGGCAACAAGCCTCTGAAATCTACAAAAAGTCAGGAGTTCGGGGACGTAATGAATTTTCAGCGTTTTTCCTGGAAGATCTGTTGTTGCCTCAAAATATGGAACCTGCCACCTGA
- the mqnE gene encoding aminofutalosine synthase MqnE, whose translation MPDALKSWFSSYPDLARLADAVVALKPLSIEDGLDLYQKYPLEVVRLLADARKHQLHGKQVFYNHNIHIEPTNKCVYSCKFCAFYRTPKASEAEGAWDYSHEEIEHIMESHTDSKLTEVHITGGVHRDHELEWWAELIRKIKRKRPGIHVKAYTAVEIAYMARKSEKSLKDVLQYLKDAGLDSLPGGGAEIFNTEVRRKIAGGKAPAHQWLEVHETAHQLGLFSNATMLYGHVESLRDRCEHMILLRDLQERTGGFKSFIPLKFRNENNALSGLQEITMEEDLRNYAVSRLMLHNIPHLKAYWVMIGMETAQKSLNYGVDDMDGTINDSTRIYSMAGSMKHPSLTTDQLQSLIKQVGLTPVERDSQYNPLSG comes from the coding sequence ATGCCTGATGCCCTGAAATCCTGGTTTTCCAGCTATCCAGATCTGGCAAGACTGGCGGATGCCGTTGTTGCCCTGAAACCGTTGAGCATTGAAGATGGACTGGATTTATATCAAAAATATCCGCTGGAAGTGGTGCGACTTCTGGCGGATGCCAGAAAACATCAATTGCATGGCAAGCAGGTGTTTTATAATCACAATATCCACATTGAACCCACCAACAAATGTGTCTATTCCTGTAAATTCTGTGCGTTTTATCGAACACCGAAAGCCTCCGAAGCAGAGGGTGCCTGGGATTATAGCCATGAAGAAATTGAGCATATCATGGAAAGCCATACGGACAGTAAACTGACCGAAGTGCATATTACCGGAGGTGTGCATCGGGACCATGAACTTGAGTGGTGGGCTGAGTTGATCCGAAAGATTAAACGAAAACGTCCCGGAATTCATGTGAAAGCCTATACCGCTGTGGAAATTGCCTATATGGCTCGCAAATCAGAAAAATCACTGAAAGACGTTTTGCAATATCTGAAGGATGCAGGACTGGATTCACTTCCTGGTGGCGGAGCTGAAATATTCAATACAGAGGTTCGCAGAAAAATCGCTGGAGGCAAGGCCCCCGCGCATCAATGGCTGGAAGTGCATGAAACCGCGCATCAACTGGGATTATTTTCCAATGCCACCATGCTTTATGGTCATGTGGAATCCTTGCGGGACCGGTGTGAACACATGATTTTGCTCAGAGATCTTCAGGAGCGGACAGGCGGATTCAAATCGTTCATCCCGCTCAAATTCCGGAATGAGAACAACGCGCTGTCTGGATTGCAGGAAATCACAATGGAGGAAGATTTGAGGAATTACGCAGTCTCAAGATTGATGCTGCATAATATTCCACACCTGAAAGCGTACTGGGTCATGATTGGCATGGAAACCGCTCAAAAAAGCCTGAATTATGGTGTGGATGATATGGACGGAACGATCAATGATTCAACCAGAATCTATTCCATGGCTGGTTCCATGAAGCACCCCTCCCTGACCACCGACCAACTCCAGTCCTTGATAAAACAGGTTGGACTGACTCCCGTGGAGCGGGATTCGCAATATAACCCGCTTTCAGGCTGA
- the ffh gene encoding signal recognition particle protein, whose amino-acid sequence MFENLSQKLTTTFKRLKGHGRLNESNIEDALTEVKMALLEADVNFRVVKAFLKSIKTRALGTEVQGSLTPGQQFIKIVNDELTELMGKENISLGKSEHPPTLVMVVGLQGSGKTSTIGKLAKRFKESGQTPYLIPADVYRPAAIDQLTILAETIGVPVFPSTTAQKPVDIVNLGVSEARKRGCSHVFVDTAGRLHIDEPLMDELDQIKQAIHPHEILFVADAMTGQDAVNMAKSFNDRLDLSGIILTKMDGDARGGAALSIRAITQKPIKFITVGEKLDNLEPFFPDRIASRILGMGDILSLIEKAQDNISEREALEMQSKFRKNEFTLEDFQNQLKMMRKMGSIKDLMGMIPGANSHMMKNANVDEKQLLHIDAIISSMTNAERQNHNMINGSRRTRIAKGSGTKVQDVNKLLKQFVQMKSMMNKLTKMNNPRKAMQMMQQMMPR is encoded by the coding sequence ATGTTTGAAAATCTTTCCCAGAAATTAACGACGACCTTTAAGCGCCTCAAGGGACATGGTCGACTCAACGAAAGCAACATTGAAGATGCCCTGACTGAAGTCAAAATGGCGCTCCTTGAAGCGGATGTGAATTTCAGGGTGGTGAAAGCTTTTCTGAAATCCATCAAAACCAGAGCTCTGGGTACTGAGGTCCAGGGAAGTCTGACGCCCGGACAACAGTTTATCAAAATTGTTAATGATGAACTCACTGAACTCATGGGGAAGGAAAACATCTCTTTAGGGAAATCAGAACATCCTCCCACCCTGGTGATGGTTGTCGGATTGCAGGGGTCTGGAAAGACCTCAACTATTGGCAAATTGGCAAAACGGTTCAAGGAATCAGGACAAACCCCCTATCTCATTCCCGCTGATGTTTATCGTCCGGCCGCTATCGATCAGTTGACCATTCTCGCAGAAACGATCGGAGTTCCAGTCTTTCCATCGACGACTGCACAAAAGCCTGTGGACATTGTGAATCTTGGTGTGTCTGAAGCCAGAAAAAGAGGCTGTTCGCATGTGTTTGTGGATACCGCGGGCCGCTTGCATATTGATGAGCCGCTCATGGATGAACTCGATCAGATCAAACAAGCCATTCATCCCCATGAGATTCTGTTTGTCGCGGATGCCATGACAGGGCAGGATGCGGTCAATATGGCCAAATCATTCAATGATCGGTTGGATCTGAGCGGAATTATCCTTACAAAAATGGATGGGGATGCCAGAGGTGGGGCGGCGCTGTCAATTAGGGCCATTACCCAGAAACCCATCAAATTCATTACAGTTGGTGAAAAACTGGATAACCTGGAACCATTTTTTCCAGACCGTATCGCGTCAAGAATATTAGGCATGGGGGATATTTTATCCCTGATTGAAAAAGCCCAGGACAATATTTCAGAGCGAGAAGCTCTGGAAATGCAGAGTAAATTCAGAAAAAATGAATTTACGCTGGAAGATTTTCAGAATCAATTGAAGATGATGCGCAAAATGGGTTCCATCAAGGATCTGATGGGGATGATACCCGGTGCCAATTCCCATATGATGAAAAACGCGAATGTGGATGAAAAACAGTTGTTGCATATTGATGCCATTATCTCATCCATGACAAATGCTGAACGGCAGAATCACAATATGATCAATGGCTCCCGACGCACAAGGATTGCCAAGGGGAGTGGCACAAAAGTTCAGGATGTCAATAAATTATTGAAGCAGTTTGTGCAGATGAAATCCATGATGAATAAACTTACAAAAATGAACAATCCTCGAAAAGCCATGCAGATGATGCAGCAGATGATGCCTCGCTAG